A single region of the Brachypodium distachyon strain Bd21 chromosome 3, Brachypodium_distachyon_v3.0, whole genome shotgun sequence genome encodes:
- the LOC100823063 gene encoding calmodulin-binding protein 25 — protein MGEAGANMAHWSGLYGGGGGGSSNNGPDQGGGSVVTVSSPTSGGSGGGTSPARSAPGVEAGRVGKPARRRSRASRRAPVTLLNTDTSNFRAMVQQFTGIPSGPYGPPGANGPVISFGSGADYSIGGGALPVRPAPTSAVMSFDHHHHLGRGHLAAAPPPSSSSSPAPAGLQGQLFRPQQHQQYGGGGDYGMHHGGGDMFLQGFESSAEDRMLLQSIQAAHQMMPRPASANNTNGYNFG, from the coding sequence ATGGGTGAGGCGGGCGCCAACATGGCCCACTGGTCTGGGCTctacggcggtggcggcggagggagctCGAATAATGGGCCGGAccagggcggcggcagcgtggTGACGGTGTCGAGCCCGACGTCGGGGGGATCGGGCGGCGGGACGAGCCCGGCCCGCTCGGCGCCCGGCGTCGAGGCGGGCCGGGTCGGCAAGCCGGCCCGCCGCCGGTCCAGGGCGTCCCGCCGGGCCCCCGTCACGCTGCTCAACACCGACACCTCCAACTTCCGCGCCATGGTGCAGCAGTTCACCGGCATCCCCTCCGGACCCTACGGCCCGCCCGGCGCGAACGGCCCCGTCATCAGcttcggctccggcgccgactacagcatcggcggcggcgccttgCCGGTGCGCCCGGCGCCGACGTCGGCCGTCATGTCCTtcgaccaccaccaccacctcggccgcggccacctcgccgccgcgccgccgccgtcgtcttcgtcgtctccggcgccggccgggtTGCAGGGCCAGCTGTTCcggccgcagcagcaccagcagtacggcggcggaggcgattACGGCATgcaccatggcggcggggACATGTTCCTGCAGGGGTTCGAGTCGTCGGCGGAGGACAGGATGCTGCTGCAGAGCATCCAGGCGGCGCACCAGATGATGCCAAGGCCGGCGTCCGCTAACAACACCAACGGCTACAACTTCGGTTGA
- the LOC100825926 gene encoding choline-phosphate cytidylyltransferase 1, which produces MADAKAEAAAGPAPAPQSSQEEEEDWKEAEGDVEVEDRATSNGGGEEADRPIRVYADGIYDLFHFGHARSLEQAKKSFPNAYLLVGCCNDELTHKYKGRTVMTAEERYESLRHCKWVDEVIPDAPWVVTKEFLDKHNIDFVAHDSLPYADASGSAYDVYDFVKKLGKFKETKRTEGISTSDIIMRIIKDYNEYVMRNLARGYSRNDLGVSYVKEKRLRVNMGLKTLRDKVKQHQEKVGEKWSTVAKLQEEWVENADRWVVGFLEKFEEGCHSMGTAIKERIQERLKSQSSKDFSLLQYDSDDDDAYEEYEEDAEDAKE; this is translated from the exons ATGGCCGACGCCAAGGCCGAGGCGGCAgcggggccggcgccggcgccgcagtcctcgcaggaggaggaggaggactggaAGGAGGCGGAGGGTGACGTGGAGGTCGAGGACAGGGCCACcagcaatggcggcggcgaggaggcggacaGGCCGATCCGGGTCTACGCCGACGGCATCTACGACCTCTTCCACTTCGGCCACGCGCGGTCGCTCGAGCAGGCCAAGAAGTC GTTTCCTAATGCATATCTTCTCGTTGGATGCTGCAACGATGAGTTGACTCATAAGTACAAAGGAAGAACTGTTATGACTGCAGAGGAGAGATATGAATCACTTCGCCACTGCAA GTGGGTTGATGAAGTCATTCCTGATGCCCCATGGGTGGTTACAAAAGAGTTCTTGGATAAGCATAACATCGATTTTGTTGCACATGATTCTTTGCC GTATGCTGATGCTAGTGGATCTGCTTATGATGTCTATGACTTT GTTAAAAAACTTGGTAAATTTAAGGAGACCAAGCGTACAGAAGGGATATCAACATCAGATATTATAATGCGTATTATTAAGGATTATAATGAGTATGTTATGCGGAATCTAGCCAGGGGGTACAGCAGAAATGATCTTGGTGTCAGTTATGTGAAG GAAAAACGACTAAGAGTTAACATGGGATTGAAAACGCTGCGTGACAAAGTGAAGCAGCACCAAGAAAAAGTAGGAGAAAAG TGGAGTACAGTGGCAAAACTCCAGGAAGAGTGGGTTGAAAACGCAGATCGCTGGGTTGTTGGTTTTCTAGAGAAATTTGAGGAAGGTTGCCATTCAATG GGAACTGCCATCAAGGAAAGAATCCAAGAAAGGCTCAAGTCACAATCATCTAAAGACTTCAGCCTTCTACAGTACGACAGCGACGATGACGATGCTTATGAAGAATATGAAGAAGATGCCGAAGATGCGAAAGAATAG
- the LOC100824604 gene encoding haloacid dehalogenase-like hydrolase domain-containing protein 3 encodes MALVSRLRLVTVDVTGTLIAYRGHLGDYYCTAAKSAGAPRIPAYARMHQCFKAAYAELSRTHPCFGHASGMPDSHWWRLCVRDSFLRAGCEYEDDAFEEIFGRIYSVFASSAPYTVFPDSQPFLRWLRGEKKIMVGIVSNADQGYRDLVLPKLGFNQGSEWDFGVFSGVVGVEKPDRRIYEMALETAGGVAPEQALHIGDSLEKDYAPARAVGMHGLLLDRFETAEAERWRRSGAVVLPDLVSARQWLTATGDPPGIAE; translated from the exons ATGGCGCTGGTGTCGAGGCTGCGGCTGGTGACCGTGGACGTGACGGGGACGCTGATCGCCTACAGGGGGCATCTGGGCGACTACTACTGCACGGCGGCCAAGTCCGCCGGGGCGCCCCGCATCCCTGCCTACGCCCGCATGCACCAATGCTTCAAGGCCGCCTACGCCGAGCTGTCCAGGACTCACCCCTGCTTCGGCCACGCCTCCGGGATGCCCGACTCCCACTGGTGGAGGCTCTGCGTCCGGGACTCCTTCCTCAGG GCTGGGTGTGAGTACGAAGATGACGCGTTTGAGGAGATATTCGGCCGGATTTACTCTGTTTTCGCCTCCTCTGCCCCCTACACCGTCTTCCCCGACTCCCAACCTTTCCTGAGATGGCTGCGCGGCGAGAAGAAGATCATGGTCGGGATCGTCAGCAACGCGGATCAAGGGTACAGAGACCTCGTGCTGCCAAAGCTGGGGTTCAACCAG GGGTCGGAGTGGGATTTCGGGGTGTTCTCGGGCGTCGTGGGCGTGGAGAAGCCGGACCGGAGGATCTACGAGATGGCGCTGGAGACGGCGGGGGGAGTGGCGCCGGAGCAGGCGCTGCATATAGGTGACAGCTTGGAGAAGGACTAcgcgccggcgcgggctgTTGGGATGCatgggctgctgctggataGGTTTGAGACCGCTGAGGCCGAGCGATGGCGGCGGTCCGGCGCGGTGGTGCTGCCGGACCTCGTCTCTGCCCGGCAGTGGCTCACCGCCACCGGAGATCCACCAGGAATAGCTGAGTAG
- the LOC100830113 gene encoding uncharacterized protein LOC100830113, translating into MLRACGGAAPALVRARLTKPAASAVAVASSSALEELAADRKGLARVVLKKGKTQIFRDGSPMVYSGAVDRIIGRPPPKTGDVVLVADGSEKPIGWGLYNSVSMFCVRLMQLEEEAKRDPTSALNMGRLLEERISSAVDLRRSLGLPSTNTNAYRLINSEGDRLSGLIVDIFADVAVIASSAAWVEKYSQEIQFLVNKVSDVNHIKWRSSTDILKEEGLDISEQKEHAPSSHPGTVKVMENGIVYIVSMEGQKTGFYADQRESRNFVSTLSKDKRVLDLCCYSGGFALSAAKGGANNVIGIDSSGSALDLANENILLNKLNAERISFLKEDATAFMKGAISRNEVWDLVILDPPKLAPRKKVLQSASGMYRNLNALAMQVVKRGGLLMTCSCSGAMTQSGLFLKTIQGAASMAGRKVTVLRQAGAACDHPIDPAYPEGQYLSNYLLRVM; encoded by the exons ATGCTCCGcgcttgcggcggcgcggcgccggcgctcgtcaGGGCGCGCCTCACGAAGCCCGCAGCCTCCGCTGTagccgtcgcctcctcctccgcccttgAAGAGCTCGCGGCCGACCGCAAAG GTTTGGCAAGAGTGGTATTAAAGAAGGGCAAGACACAAATATTCCGAGATGGGAGTCCAATGGTTTACAGTGGTGCTGTCGATAGAATAATTGGTAGACCTCCTCCGAAAACTGGTGATGTTGTTTTGGTAGCTGATGGGTCAGAGAAACCTATTGGGTGGGGTCTCTATAACTCCGTGTCTATGTTTTGTGTTCGGCTAATGCAACTGGAAGAAGAGGCCAAAAG AGATCCAACCTCTGCACTAAATATGGGAAGACTGCTCGAAGAAAGGATATCTTCTGCTGTGGATTTACGGCGTAGTTTGGGCCTCCCCTCAACTAATACAAATGCCTATCGCCTCATAAACAGTGAAGGTGACAG ATTGTCTGGTCTGATAGTGGATATCTTTGCTGATGTTGCTGTGATTGCTTCATCTGCTGCTTGGGTTGAGAAATATAGTCAAGAAATCCAGTTCCTTGTTAACAAAGTTAGTGATGTCAATCATATAAAGTGGAGGTCATCAACTGATATTCTAAAAGAAGAAGGATTAGATATATCAGAACAAAAAGAGCATGCACCTTCTTCACACCCCGGAACAGTGAAG GTTATGGAGAATGGCATTGTCTATATAGTCTCTATGGAGGGTCAGAAGACAGGGTTTTATGCAGATCAACGGGAGAGCCGCAATTTTGTATCCACACTCTCCAAGGACAAAAGGGTTCTTGACCTTTGCTGCTACAGTGGTGGTTTTGCTCTCAGTGCAGCAAAGGGTGGTGCTAATAATGTCATTG GCATTGATTCATCCGGATCAGCTCTAGACCTCGCCAATGAGAATATTCTTCTGAATAAGCTGAACGCTGAGAGAATTTCATTCCTAAAAGAAGATGCAACCGCATTCATGAAAGGTGCTATTTCAAGAAATGAGGTATGGGACTTGGTAATCCTTGATCCTCCAAAGTTGGCACCTCGGAAGAAG GTGCTACAAAGTGCATCCGGTATGTACAGAAACTTGAACGCTCTTGCAATGCAAGTGGTAAAGCGGGGCGGGTTACTCATGACATGCTCTTGTTCTGGAGCTATGACCCAAAGCGGTCTCTTCCTGAAAACCATTCAG GGTGCTGCATCAATGGCTGGCCGAAAGGTTACAGTCTTACGTCAAGCAGGAGCAGCTTGTGATCATCCCATCGATCCTGCATATCCCGAAGGCCAGTATCTCAGCAATTACTTGCTCAGAGTGATGTGA
- the LOC100833584 gene encoding ALA-interacting subunit 1: MNSSGGAGSSAGGSGDGGAPRRASRKPKYSKFTQQELPACKPILTPKWVISVFVLVGVIFVPIGVAALLASHQVVEIVDRYDDECVPSNVTDKLAYIQNDRIPKICERTLTVPKDMKQPIFVYYQLNNFYQNHRRYVKSRNDAQLRDASKANVTDFCDPERAGSDGKAIVPCGLIAWSTFNDTYIFKHNSNNLSVDKKDISWKSDRDHKFGKDVFPKNFQQGPLKGGKSLDPNVPLSEQEDLIVWMRTAALPTFRKLYGRIYVDLKENDTITVTLENNYNTYSFGGKKKLVLSTSTWLGGKNDFLGLAYLTVGGLCFFLAFAFTLLYLIKPRKLGDNNYLSWNKSPAGH; the protein is encoded by the exons ATgaacagcagcggcggcgctgggtCGAGCGCCGGCGGAtccggggacggcggcgcgcccAGGAGGGCCTCCAGGAAGCCCAAGT ATTCCAAATTCACGCAACAGGAGCTCCCGGCTTGCAAGCCAATTCTTACTCCCAAATGG GTCATTTCAGTATTTGTTCTTGTTGGCGTCATTTTTGTCCCGATCGGTGTTGCTGCGCTGCTAGCTTCGCATCAG GTTGTTGAGATCGTTGACCGGTATGATGATGAATGTGTCCCTTCTAATGTTACTGACAAGCTCGCCTACATCCAGAATGACAGAATACCCAAAATATGTGAAAGAACTCTGACG GTTCCAAAGGATATGAAGCAGCCAATTTTTGTGTATTACCAGTTGAATAACTTCTACCAGAATCATAGGAG ATATGTGAAGAGCCGGAATGATGCACAGCTAAGAGATGCTAGTAAGGCAAATGTGACTGACTTTTGTGATCCAGAGAGGGCTGGATCAGATGGAAAGGCAATCGTCCCTTGTGGTCTGATTGCATGGAGCacattcaatgatacatatatCTTCAAGCACAACAGTAATAACTTATCTGTGGACAAGAAAGACATCTCTTGGAAGAGTGACAGGGATCACAAATTTGGGAAGGATGTATTTCCAAAGAACTTCCAGCAAGGTCCTCTTAAAGGTGGAAAATCACTTGATCCAAACGTACCG CTGAGTGAGCAAGAGGACCTTATTGTTTGGATGCGTACTGCCGCACTTCCTACGTTCAGAAAGCTGTATGGTAGGATATATGTTGACCTCAAGGAAAATGATACTATTACAGTTACACTGGAGAACAACTACAATACATATAGCTTTGGTGGCAAAAAGAAATTGGTGCTTTCCACCTCGACCTGGCTTGGTGGAAAGAATGATTTTCTTGGTCTTGCATATCTCACTGTTGGTGgactttgtttctttttggcaTTTGCATTCACTTTGCTGTACTTGATAAAGCCAAG GAAATTGGGAGATAACAATTACTTGTCATGGAACAAAAGCCCTGCAGGCCACTGA